TCGGGTGTGGTTTGAACAGATACAGTCAAATGGAAAATATTCCACTTTACTGTATTCACTGATTAAAAAAGCTCTGTGTATCTGTtagggtggaggaggtgaagGAGGACAAAAGTACATGGTTTTGTCTGAGATGTGGTGCCTTGAAGACAGCCGGTGTATTACAGCAAGGTAATAATGATGTGTTGAAGTCACAGAAACGCACACGAGGGTGTAAATAAAGAGCACAGGTGTCTAAGTCTGTCTGCTTGTCCCTCTGACTGTGTCAGATACGTGTACCACAGTGATCACATCTTCCCAGATCCATCCTACCAGAACAGGGTGCAGTACCTGGGAGGACCAGGAAGCAAGGTCTGCTCTCTGAGGATTACTGATCTAAGGCAGTCAGACAGCGGGACCTACGTGTTTTACCTCATCACCAACCACTCCACAGAGAAGATGCCAGAGCAGGCCGGCGTACAGCTCCTGGTGGCAGGTGTGAACCTTAAATGAGTAAAAATATCATTCTCATCGCTAACAATGATACTGTGCAATCAGCAAACGCATCGTTCCCCCATCATTCAAAAGCTTTTATAGATTTGCAAAGTACGCAAGAAAAGATACATTATTTTATATCTATTTTTATGAGTTTCGTCCTGTTGTCATAATCATTTTATAGCCTGGATGAGTCACATCAGTATGACCTGGCAAACCATTACAGACAGATCACATCCCTTCTTATTATTTCCTGCGTGCGTTGTGGctttgtctgtctttctctgtcttttgcTATGTGTTGGTCAACTTTTCTGTAAGTTGCTTAACTTCCTTGTCACAGAATATATCTCTgtttgctctgtttcttattttgttttcttgatgAGTGGCTCTGAGTGTGATTCCCTGTTGTTAGAAACACAATACAGAGCATTCAGAGATCAGCATTTACTGTCCAATAACCTAAAGCCAAGCCTAAAGCCAGCGTTTACAGTTTACTCTCCTGTATTTCTTAAATGACTGCTTAGCAAAGCTTGTTGTGTTTTCTAGCACCATTGCAATATTCAGTAACAGTTTCCTTTGTGCATCCCTTTGTCTGACATTTTGTGCTATTTATGAgaagctgaagtgaaactgacGACTTGTTGGGCTCAAATAATCTTGACGTAAGACTCTGTTTCATAACCTTTGATGCTTTTGAGGTTGTAGGCAAATTACTCTTAGAGCTAAACATTAAAGACGGGCTAATATTTGCAGAGCTTGGGAGAAAAAGATATTATAACCTGTTGAGAGGCAATCGAGTTGAGTTTGTCTGTCTTAAATAAAGCTGGTGTGAGAAATGACAGCAAATAGCTATATAACTATGTTAAGACATTGTGGAATAATAGTGTTTAgcattaaattaaaacacattCCCTGCGTGTGTGCTTTAATCCGAGCCTTTCAGCTCTATGTCTTGGTATAGCATGTCTGGTTGTGCATGCATGTGAGAACATCAGAGTCCTGTCCTTTAAAACTGCTGGTCTAAAACTGTGGTTCTATAAAGAAATTAAAGGAGAGGCCTCCCACAGTACATACATAATATCACATGTAATAGTGATATGGccccaaaaaacaaaggaaTAGAAAGCATTCATAGTAGTTTCCACCTACATTTAAATAGAAAATAGGCATGTACAAATGGTATATAAATCATTCCACCCATTGGCTTCCAACAACTTTTTTTAGACTCAAATGTGGTATTTTGGTTGTTGCATTGTTGGACGGGTACCTAAAGACTACAGACACCAGGCTGTAAGTGTACTTCCTTCTGCTCTAAAATTGCGCATTTTTATATGTGCACCTCTGGAGACTGACTCACTTTTAGAGTCAACCTCCAGTTGTCATTATAGGAactgtttttttctactttggatttgtttttcagcttcagAGCTTGTTCCTTGAATACTGTCCTCATTAACAAAAATGAACTAGTTAACTGTTAGGATAATTCTTTGCTCTGCAGAAAGCTAAAAGTTGTAGACTTTTAGCTTTTTGTAAATCACGATTATCTTTTCCATTTGAATATATGAAATAATAATCTCACCACATATGTCctttgtctgtttctgttttgtttttttcttcagacTCCCCCAGTGCAGTCACAGCCTTAGCAAGTCCATCCAGGGGCATCACAGAGGGTGCAACCTTACGTTTGGCCTGCTGCAGCCCTGCAGAGCCACAGGCCAATGTGATTTGGTACAAGAGCACAAGTGACAGCGTAACACACACTGGACAGGTGTGGAATATTAGTAAAGTTACATCAGATGACTCTGGCAGCTACTACTGTCAGATGCAAACTGGAGCCAAAGTGCATAACTCAACCATACTACCAGTTGATGTGCAGTGTAAGTCAAGCTTTtgttataaatgtaaaaatcagaTCAACATTTATACACAAGGTCATTCacctgtttatttattaagcttGTTTTGACACACAGAACTCCAAAGAGcagaaacaaaatcaaaatcaagCTTAAAATATGTGCTGCTGACAAAGCATTTTAACTCAGACTCTAGAGAAATTGTGAAAGTAAGAAACTTCCGCATTAAGCCTGGGTTAACCTCTTGTAACAAGGAAACATGCAGTGTTCTTACAGTGCTTTTATTTCCTCTGTttcctctgtattattgtagggcctttaccttacaataaaaagcgccttgaggcaactgttgttgtgatttggtgttatataaataaaactgatttgaattgaatcaaACTCACTTGAAGATTTAACTCATCTTTAACGTACTTTCTCCTGTCTAGACGCTCCTCGAAACACAACCGTCTCAGTGTCACCTGCTGGACAGCTAGATTACGACCTCCCCATGATTCTGACCTGCAGCAGTGATGCTAACCCGCCCGTGCACACGTACATCTGGTACCAGGGTGCAGCATGTCTCAGTGACGCAGACAAAAGCTTTCATCAAGGCAGACGAACCGTAGCTACACCCACAGGAAGCAGCCAGACATCCAGCAGTGCCAACATCACCACCAAGGAATCTGGGCAGCACTGCTGTGTGGCACGAAACAGACATGGATCTCAGACTTCCAGTATAATGCTCAGAGGCTCCAGAGGTAGGTGTATGAAGAGGCAGCTCTTACTATATAACAGCAGCGCAAACTTTACCAACACAATATCATTATATCCAGTTTTTTCAAACATAAAGTGTTACTaatgtgtattttgtt
This sequence is a window from Oreochromis aureus strain Israel breed Guangdong linkage group 11, ZZ_aureus, whole genome shotgun sequence. Protein-coding genes within it:
- the LOC116314931 gene encoding lachesin-like isoform X1; amino-acid sequence: MTVVGRIRAPQLNRQQRRQKMDGGMAQSCWLLVTLSLKGILAGDWSVHLPSGPICAVIGSSIEIPCSYDYPQTSNETRGEGRPSAQGGGGEGGQKYMVLSEMWCLEDSRCITARYVYHSDHIFPDPSYQNRVQYLGGPGSKVCSLRITDLRQSDSGTYVFYLITNHSTEKMPEQAGVQLLVADSPSAVTALASPSRGITEGATLRLACCSPAEPQANVIWYKSTSDSVTHTGQVWNISKVTSDDSGSYYCQMQTGAKVHNSTILPVDVQYAPRNTTVSVSPAGQLDYDLPMILTCSSDANPPVHTYIWYQGAACLSDADKSFHQGRRTVATPTGSSQTSSSANITTKESGQHCCVARNRHGSQTSSIMLRGSRAVIPPLSGKRKGVIAGVFIGILLAIVVIAICVIRWKQKSARRQSYVLTATASEP
- the LOC116314931 gene encoding lachesin-like isoform X2, with the translated sequence MTVVGRIRAPQLNRQQRRQKMDGGMAQSCWLLVTLSLKGILAGDWSVHLPSGPICAVIGSSIEIPCSYDYPQTSNETRGEGRPSAQGGGGEGGQKYMVLSEMWCLEDSRCITARYVYHSDHIFPDPSYQNRVQYLGGPGSKVCSLRITDLRQSDSGTYVFYLITNHSTEKMPEQAGVQLLVADSPSAVTALASPSRGITEGATLRLACCSPAEPQANVIWYKSTSDSVTHTGQVWNISKVTSDDSGSYYCQMQTGAKVHNSTILPVDVQYAPRNTTVSVSPAGQLDYDLPMILTCSSDANPPVHTYIWYQGAACLSDADKSFHQGRRTVATPTGSSQTSSSANITTKESGQHCCVARNRHGSQTSSIMLRGSRAVIPPLSGKRKGVIAGVFIGILLAIVVIAICVIRKQKSARRQSYVLTATASEP